Proteins found in one Candidatus Syntrophosphaera sp. genomic segment:
- the pgsA gene encoding CDP-diacylglycerol--glycerol-3-phosphate 3-phosphatidyltransferase, producing MRWIPNALTILRVLLIPVFVWLIFVSEVQNHVAWALLVFAVCAVTDFLDGWLARKWKVISDFGKIADPLADKLVVLSALAALTWLEPYRLFLPIFIAIALREVVITVLREVYKKRGIILPADTLGKWKTFLQMTGIILAFALWAWLPAVPRYCVTAANIWFGLVALLTLYSGLNYFKPPQQPVLKEEK from the coding sequence ATGCGCTGGATTCCTAACGCCCTCACCATCCTGCGGGTCCTGCTGATCCCGGTTTTCGTCTGGCTGATCTTTGTTTCGGAAGTGCAAAACCACGTGGCCTGGGCTTTGCTGGTTTTCGCGGTCTGCGCGGTCACGGATTTCCTGGATGGCTGGCTGGCCCGCAAATGGAAGGTCATCAGCGATTTCGGCAAGATCGCCGATCCCCTGGCGGACAAGCTGGTGGTCCTTTCCGCCCTGGCCGCCCTCACCTGGTTGGAGCCCTACCGGCTGTTTCTGCCCATCTTCATCGCCATCGCCCTGCGGGAAGTGGTGATCACCGTTTTGCGCGAAGTATACAAGAAGAGGGGGATCATCCTGCCGGCGGACACTCTGGGCAAGTGGAAAACTTTCCTGCAAATGACCGGGATCATCCTTGCTTTCGCCCTCTGGGCCTGGCTTCCGGCTGTTCCCCGGTACTGCGTAACCGCGGCAAACATCTGGTTTGGACTGGTCGCCCTGCTTACCTTGTATAGTGGGCTGAATTATTTCAAGCCGCCCCAACAACCTGTTTTGAAGGAGGAAAAATGA
- a CDS encoding DUF4837 family protein, with amino-acid sequence MKLTVLLLAAALLLVLASCGKDSGEANHYTRYDNLIDGSKPVAYGEDRDVFIFAGARNQAQVASILDSTLSREVTLTVPERYFNPVSIDFKEFDTYLNYKNLVFCGTLDGADEVSAQMLRTLAPNLIDSAKESGAELFVINNQHVRDQLILYLLAADAPSLESLARQRADQIFGYFRERYEKRLGYQAYRLSVYAASFFEDWPFTLQVPVNFRPFREDKAGGFLSFIYQPATPSRSIPDKYVSVHHQAMAENTIDADWLYAKRQELGARYYNGDEIYKYQAEEARIAGQDGLRIYGHWINKSLGGGVGGAFQTYAFWHEISQTAYVVDSIVYFPDGEKLPSLLELGMISQSLQIK; translated from the coding sequence ATGAAACTCACGGTCCTTCTGCTGGCAGCCGCGCTGCTCCTGGTCCTGGCCTCTTGCGGCAAGGATTCAGGCGAAGCCAACCATTATACAAGGTATGACAACCTGATCGACGGCTCCAAGCCGGTCGCCTATGGTGAGGACAGGGATGTCTTCATCTTCGCCGGCGCACGGAATCAGGCGCAGGTGGCTTCCATCCTCGATTCCACGCTCTCCCGCGAGGTCACGCTCACGGTCCCGGAGCGCTATTTCAATCCCGTCTCCATCGATTTCAAGGAGTTTGACACCTACCTCAACTACAAAAACCTGGTCTTCTGCGGAACTTTGGACGGCGCGGACGAGGTTTCGGCCCAGATGCTCCGGACCCTGGCCCCCAATCTGATCGATTCGGCAAAGGAAAGCGGGGCGGAGCTCTTTGTGATCAACAACCAACATGTGCGCGACCAGCTCATCCTCTATCTCCTGGCCGCGGACGCGCCATCCCTGGAAAGTCTGGCCCGACAGCGAGCGGACCAGATCTTCGGCTATTTCCGGGAGCGCTATGAAAAGCGCCTCGGCTACCAAGCCTACAGGCTTTCCGTCTATGCCGCCAGTTTTTTTGAGGACTGGCCTTTCACCCTCCAGGTGCCTGTGAATTTCCGGCCTTTCAGGGAAGACAAGGCCGGCGGCTTCCTTTCCTTCATCTACCAGCCCGCGACCCCCAGCCGCAGCATTCCGGACAAGTATGTCTCGGTCCACCATCAAGCCATGGCGGAAAACACCATCGACGCGGACTGGCTGTACGCCAAACGACAGGAACTGGGAGCCAGATACTACAACGGGGACGAGATCTACAAATACCAGGCTGAAGAGGCCAGGATCGCCGGCCAGGACGGACTGCGCATCTACGGGCATTGGATCAACAAGAGCCTGGGCGGGGGTGTCGGCGGCGCTTTCCAGACCTACGCTTTCTGGCATGAAATCTCGCAGACGGCCTACGTGGTGGACAGCATCGTCTATTTTCCTGATGGGGAAAAGCTTCCCAGCCTGCTGGAACTGGGCATGATCTCCCAATCCCTGCAAATCAAGTGA
- a CDS encoding choice-of-anchor J domain-containing protein has translation MRTIACIFILTALLGFAHASEHTAIVNLSRDPVTVFPYQIGFDGPAFPPDGWTNVHTAGQGEPGTWDRQTAGTNPDCLPQSGAGMARYNSAELLIGNRAELISPPLAVAENTVYQASFWIYRNAAYPNNYDFIKLYLNDSPTSVGGEILLNVFRHYTLPPEEVVPNQWYEYTVFFGAETFSSPLYLVFEAYSGNGTSTGSNLYLDEISIGLAVQPSITLNLSNWNFGNVMLGQAATQQFTLSNQGTGPGMVFSLNASGTGFSISDDPTPVLLLPGGSVSFTIQFAPVYYRAEFGFAVYTYEYGYSGQTAEADVQLTGTGYFPAINTFPWSEDFEGGVFPPPGWTYYDMDGVGTSWEASTAQNHTPGGTTSALHAASDEAPEIDGGQRGWLVSPPISMPSMGNSILALSFWSLNVNPANYQSNSIWVSTGSPDPQIGPYQQFESVEYVADEWINNQYFTLWLYEYQTIHIAFRYGGYAADDWYLDDVSVFAPDLLAPEITHLPLINSPRDDIAYRVWAEIEDDPEFNNPIADARISYSVNGGGFTDIVMANAGGNSFYADIPPQPLNSSLEYLIQASDDQNNIMARGPWFFTVEDPVWLRYDSGYVTNYLQSYASWGAANYFENPFYGTDVPLAVHAVDGNVIYPEPATLKIYSFNQMTNMQLLFSQQVYLQGTTTIDLSSYNLSVNDQYLLVGFFDLAPGGNFGINEEYNYGRSLQYFGDQYQPLDMGAWGIGAQVGAGTLTLEAPLVSIQVNSSGNLILSWNQVPGANSYRIYASADPFAPEPWELFWITDQTMFVYTWDETAWFFKVAANSSTPRRDEAWLIDLFPKPASSRKEEAPGF, from the coding sequence ATGAGAACCATTGCCTGCATTTTCATTCTGACAGCGCTGCTCGGCTTTGCCCACGCGTCTGAGCACACCGCAATTGTGAACCTCTCCCGGGATCCGGTTACGGTTTTCCCCTATCAGATTGGTTTTGATGGACCGGCATTTCCTCCGGATGGCTGGACAAATGTGCATACCGCGGGTCAGGGCGAACCGGGGACCTGGGATCGCCAGACAGCTGGTACAAATCCGGATTGCCTTCCCCAAAGCGGAGCCGGAATGGCCAGATACAACAGCGCCGAACTGCTGATCGGCAACCGGGCTGAGCTGATCTCCCCACCCCTGGCGGTGGCGGAAAACACGGTTTACCAAGCCAGTTTCTGGATCTACCGGAATGCCGCGTATCCGAACAACTACGACTTTATCAAGCTGTATCTGAACGATTCACCCACTTCCGTGGGCGGCGAAATCCTGCTGAACGTTTTCCGGCATTACACTCTGCCCCCGGAAGAGGTTGTTCCCAACCAATGGTATGAATACACAGTGTTTTTTGGGGCCGAAACTTTCAGTTCTCCGCTCTACCTGGTGTTCGAGGCATACAGCGGAAACGGCACCAGCACGGGAAGCAACCTCTATCTGGACGAGATCAGCATCGGGCTGGCCGTGCAGCCCTCCATAACCTTGAACCTCAGCAACTGGAATTTCGGCAATGTGATGCTGGGGCAGGCGGCGACGCAACAATTCACCCTCAGCAACCAGGGAACGGGTCCGGGCATGGTTTTCAGCCTGAACGCCAGCGGCACCGGTTTCAGCATCAGCGATGATCCCACGCCGGTTTTGCTCCTGCCGGGGGGATCGGTCAGTTTCACGATTCAGTTCGCTCCCGTCTATTACAGGGCGGAGTTTGGATTTGCCGTCTATACCTATGAATACGGCTACAGCGGCCAGACCGCGGAGGCGGATGTGCAATTGACGGGGACAGGGTATTTTCCCGCGATCAATACCTTTCCCTGGAGCGAGGATTTCGAAGGCGGAGTTTTTCCCCCGCCCGGCTGGACATATTACGACATGGACGGAGTTGGAACTTCCTGGGAGGCCAGCACAGCCCAAAACCATACTCCGGGCGGAACCACTTCAGCACTCCATGCCGCCAGTGATGAGGCCCCCGAGATAGATGGAGGGCAGAGAGGCTGGCTGGTTTCGCCTCCCATCTCCATGCCCTCCATGGGTAACAGCATCCTGGCCCTCAGTTTCTGGTCCCTGAACGTAAATCCCGCCAATTACCAAAGCAACAGCATCTGGGTGTCCACCGGCTCGCCCGATCCGCAAATAGGCCCGTATCAGCAGTTTGAATCGGTGGAATACGTGGCAGACGAATGGATCAACAATCAATATTTCACGCTTTGGCTCTATGAATATCAGACCATCCATATCGCCTTCAGGTATGGAGGCTACGCCGCGGACGACTGGTATCTGGACGATGTGAGCGTGTTCGCGCCTGATCTTTTGGCTCCCGAGATCACCCATCTGCCACTGATCAACAGTCCCCGGGACGATATCGCGTATCGTGTCTGGGCTGAGATCGAGGATGATCCTGAATTCAACAACCCCATAGCTGATGCCCGGATTAGCTATTCCGTTAATGGAGGCGGATTCACAGATATTGTGATGGCCAATGCCGGCGGCAACAGTTTTTACGCCGATATTCCCCCGCAGCCGCTGAATTCTTCCCTGGAGTACTTGATCCAGGCCAGTGACGATCAAAACAACATCATGGCGCGGGGACCCTGGTTCTTCACGGTTGAGGATCCCGTCTGGCTGAGATATGATTCCGGCTATGTTACGAACTACTTGCAGTCATACGCGTCCTGGGGCGCGGCCAACTACTTTGAAAATCCGTTCTATGGAACCGATGTTCCCCTGGCTGTGCATGCGGTGGACGGCAATGTGATTTATCCGGAGCCGGCCACGCTGAAGATCTATTCCTTCAACCAAATGACGAACATGCAGCTGCTTTTCTCTCAGCAGGTCTATCTGCAGGGAACTACCACCATCGACCTCTCCAGCTACAACCTCTCCGTCAACGACCAGTATCTTTTGGTGGGCTTTTTCGATCTCGCCCCCGGAGGGAATTTTGGCATAAATGAGGAGTACAATTACGGCAGGTCGTTGCAATACTTTGGTGATCAATACCAACCACTGGACATGGGGGCTTGGGGCATTGGAGCCCAGGTGGGAGCAGGTACGCTGACCCTGGAAGCCCCTCTGGTCAGCATCCAGGTCAACAGCAGCGGCAACCTGATTCTATCCTGGAATCAGGTTCCGGGAGCCAACAGCTATCGGATCTATGCCTCGGCAGATCCCTTTGCTCCGGAACCCTGGGAGCTCTTTTGGATCACGGACCAGACCATGTTCGTCTACACTTGGGATGAAACGGCCTGGTTTTTCAAAGTGGCAGCCAACAGCTCAACTCCGCGCAGGGATGAGGCCTGGCTTATCGACCTGTTCCCCAAGCCGGCCAGCAGCCGAAAGGAGGAAGCGCCAGGCTTCTGA